The Haloplanus sp. CK5-1 genome segment ACCGAGCGGGCGCGGGCGCTCGCGTCGGCGTTCCCCCTCGAGGTGTTGATGGACGCGAGCGCCGGGGCGTTGCGGGACGTCGAGGACGTCGGACCGGAGGTGGCCGAGGCCGTGACCGCCTTCTTCGAGACGCCGGCGAACGTCGAGACGGTCGAGCGACTCCGGGAGGCGGTACGGCCCGAACGCCGGGCCGACGCGGACGGCGACGAACTCGACGGGCTGACGGTGGTGTTCACGGGGAGCGTCCCCGGCTACACCCGGTCGGAGCTCTCGGACTTGCTCGAACGCCACGGCGCGAGCGTCACGTCGTCGGTCAGCGGGGCGACGGACTACCTCGTCGTCGGCGAGGACCCGGGGACGCGGAAGCGTGAGGCGGCGGAGCGCGAGGCTGTCGAGACGCTCGACCCCGAGGCCTTCGAGGAGCGACTCCTCTCGCGGATCGAGTGAGGGCGGGCCGGGTCCACCACCGATTTAGGCGACGACCGCCAACCGACCCCCAATGCACGACAGCATCCTCGACGCCATCGGCTCGCCGCTGGTCCGCATCGACTCCCCACCGGGGACGACGGTGGCAGCGAAAGTCGAGTCGAAGAACCCGGGCGGGTCGGCGAAGGACCGCCCGGCGAAGGCGATGGTCGAGGCCGCGGAGCGAGCGGGCGAACTCGAACCAGGCGACGCCATCGTCGAACCGACGAGCGGGAACACGGGCATCGGCCTCGCCGTCGTCGGGGCCGCCAAAGGGTACGACGTGACGGTCGTGATGCCGTCCTCGAAATCGCCGGAGCGCCGGGCGATCATGAAGGCCTACGGAGCCGACGTGGAACTCGTCGACGGCGAGATGGACGCCGCGCGGGAGCGCGCCGACGAACTGGAGGCCGAGGGGATGGTCCAGATGTCCCAGTTCGAGAACCCCGCCAACCCCGAATCCCACTACCGGACGACGGGCGAGGAGATACTCGAACAGACCGATCGACCGGTCGACGCGCTCGTCTGTGGCGTCGGCACCGGGGGTACCATCTCGGGAACCGGTCGCCGTCTGCAGGAGACGTATCCCGACCTGACCGTGGTGGGCGTCCAGCCCGATACGAACCGGTTTCTGTCCGGGGAACCGGGACGGGACGAGTTCCAGGGAATGGGTCCGGGGTTCGTCGCCGAGAACGTCGACGTGGACCTCCTTGACGACGTGGAGGACGTCTCGCTGCCGGACGCGGAGGCGGAGTGTCGCCGCCTCGCCCGCGAGGAGGGAATCCTCGTCGGTCAGTCGAGCGGGGCGTCGAGCCTCGGTGCAAAGCGGGTCGCCGAGCGACTGGCCGACGAGAGGGGGACGGACGAACCGCTGGTGGTGACGGTGTTCTGGGACAGCGGCGAGCGCTACATGTCGACGGGCCTGTTCGACTAACCGCCGAACTCGGACTCGGTCACCCGGACGACGACGGTGTCGTCGACGGCCCGGAGGTCGTACTCGGGGACGGTGTCGTCGACGCGCGTGACGTACATCGGTTCGACGAGTTCGTCGTCTGCGAGACCGTACACCCGGAGGTGACGGGCCGTCTCCTCGGGGTCACGCTCGCCCTCGCGGACCGCCGCGGCCAACTCTCGCGAGAGCCACTCCTCGGTCGAGATGCTCGGCTCGCGAACCAGCGCGGCGTCCGCGAACCGGACGAGATACCAGTTCAGATCGTTCAGAAGCGAGACGGCAGCACCGAGGCTGACCGTGTCGACGGCGATGGTGTTTTCGTAGGGTTCGTGGAGGTCGTACGTGGCGAGGGCCGCCCGCGACGTCTCACGGGAGAGGAGTTCGTACCGGAGGTCGACGTCGGACGCACCGACGATACACACCTGCGTCACGGTCGCGAAGTCGGGACACTCCCGTAAATCGATTGCGCCGGTCAGCGGGCGTCGGCGGCGGTCGGGTCGTCCACGACCTGGAGGTCGGCGACGGCGGCGGCGGCCCGGTCCAACAGGTCGTCGGGTTCGGCGGCCTCGACGGCGTCGAGTGTCGCCCCCGTCTCCGGAAACGGCGGATCGAGGCGCTCACACCCCACGGGGATCGAGGAGTCCTCGTAGGTGCCGATCTCGCGCGCGCGATCCACGATGTCCGCCTTGTCCCACGCGAACAGCGGTCGGTGGACCGGGCAGTCGACCGCCGCGTCCGTGACGGCGAGATTGGCGGCGGTCTGGCTCGACTTCTGTCCCATCGCCTCGCCGGTGACGACGCCGACGGCTCCCTCGCGGTCGGCGACGGCCTCGGCCATCCCGAGGATGGCGCGCCGCCACGAGAGCATCCGGGTGTCGTCGACGTCCTCGACGAGACGCTGGGCCACGTCGCCGCCGGGGACGATCCGGAGGCGGGTGTCGAAGTTGGGCGCGTAGCCGGCGAGTCGGCGGACCGTCGCGACCGCCCGGGCCTCGTGGTCCGGGCCGCCGTAGCGACCGACCGAGACGTACAGGGGGACGATCGGTGCGCCGCGGCGCATGGTCTCGTAGGCCGCGACGGGGGAGTCGTGCCCGCCGCTGACGAGGGCGACGAGCGGTTCTTGGGTCCCGAGGGGGAGGCCGCCGGGGCCGTCGTAACTCGTCGTCGAGACGTGGGCGTCGTCGCCCCGCACCTCGACGTGGTAGGTCCGGTCGGGGTCGTCGAGGTCGACCGACGCGTCGGTGACGGACCCGACCGCTCGGCCGCCGCCGCGCTCTATCTCGCGGCTCGTGAAGTCGTGGTCGGACGCGTCGCCGGCCCGCCGGGCGCGGACGGCGTAGGTGTCCACCGCGGACGCGTCGCGGGCGAGCGACCGCAACGCGTCCTCGATGGCGTCGCGGTCTGCCGGCATGTGGATCGAGGGGCGCGCCCGGACGACGCCCATGGCGTCGGCGGCGACCCGGGCGGCCCGGTCCGGGTCGGGCGTGTGGACGACGACCCGTGCCCACTCGGCGTCGACCGTCGCCTCGACGCCCCGAGCGTCCAGGAGGGCGGCGACGTTCGCACGGAGACGGCGCGTCATCTTGCCCCGAACCTCGCGGCTCTTGGAACTGATGTCGCCGAAACTCACGAGGACGGTGTCGGGGTCGGGGGTGGCGTCGTGCGCGTCGTCCACGGTCACGACGGTCATACGCCGCCGGGGTACTAGGGTAGTTCGGTCCGTGGCTCGGAGCCGAGGGCTCAGAACGTCCGGAGGTCGCCGTCGATGACCTGCCGGGTGATCGAGGTCACGTCGGCGAGTTCCCGGTCGACGATGTCCTCGATGTCGGCCTCGATGTCGGCGAGGGCGACGCCGTCCTCGGTGACGACGAAGGCGTCGGCGACGTGGGGGCGGTCGATGGGGCGGCCGATCTGACTGAGGAGACGCACCCGGAAGTCGCGGATGCCACTCAGTTCGTCGACGACGGCCTCCGCGACCTGCGTGCTGAGGAGGTTGTAGATCTTGCCGATGTGGTTGACGGGGTTCTTCCCGCTCGTGGCCTCCATGCTCATCGGCCGGTTCGGGGTGATGAGGCCGTTCGCGCGGTTGCCACGACCGACGGAGCCGTCGTCACCCTGTTCGGCGCTCGTTCCCGTCGTCGTCAGGTAGAGGCCGTCTTTCCCCTTGGCGGGGTCGTCGGCGGTGTTCACCTCGACGGCGACGGTGCGGTCCGTGCGGTCCCGCGCGAGGTCGGTCACCGCCTCGCGGACGTTCGCCACCGCGTCGAGATACGCCTCGGCGTCGTCGAGATGCCGGTCGATCATCGCCGCCGCCACCGTGAGGTCGATGTGGTCGCCCTCGCGCTTGCCCATGATCTTCACGTCGGGGCCGAGTTCGGGGTGGTCGGCGGCGTAGGAGCCGTTGAGATGTTCCTCGGCGTCGAGGACGATGCGCTCCGTTTCGGTCAGCGGCGCGTGCCCGACGCCGAAACTCGTGTCGTTGGCCATCGGGACGGTCGCGCCCTCCTCGCCGAAGACGGTCTGGAGGTCGCCGCTCCCCTCCCCGAGTCTGGTGTCGACCACCACGTCGGTGCCGAAGTCCAGTTCGGGGACGACCTCCGCGAGGTAGTCCCGTGCCGCCGAGAGTGCCACCGAGTCGAC includes the following:
- a CDS encoding PLP-dependent cysteine synthase family protein, yielding MHDSILDAIGSPLVRIDSPPGTTVAAKVESKNPGGSAKDRPAKAMVEAAERAGELEPGDAIVEPTSGNTGIGLAVVGAAKGYDVTVVMPSSKSPERRAIMKAYGADVELVDGEMDAARERADELEAEGMVQMSQFENPANPESHYRTTGEEILEQTDRPVDALVCGVGTGGTISGTGRRLQETYPDLTVVGVQPDTNRFLSGEPGRDEFQGMGPGFVAENVDVDLLDDVEDVSLPDAEAECRRLAREEGILVGQSSGASSLGAKRVAERLADERGTDEPLVVTVFWDSGERYMSTGLFD
- a CDS encoding DUF5804 family protein, translating into MTQVCIVGASDVDLRYELLSRETSRAALATYDLHEPYENTIAVDTVSLGAAVSLLNDLNWYLVRFADAALVREPSISTEEWLSRELAAAVREGERDPEETARHLRVYGLADDELVEPMYVTRVDDTVPEYDLRAVDDTVVVRVTESEFGG
- a CDS encoding tRNA sulfurtransferase — protein: MTVVTVDDAHDATPDPDTVLVSFGDISSKSREVRGKMTRRLRANVAALLDARGVEATVDAEWARVVVHTPDPDRAARVAADAMGVVRARPSIHMPADRDAIEDALRSLARDASAVDTYAVRARRAGDASDHDFTSREIERGGGRAVGSVTDASVDLDDPDRTYHVEVRGDDAHVSTTSYDGPGGLPLGTQEPLVALVSGGHDSPVAAYETMRRGAPIVPLYVSVGRYGGPDHEARAVATVRRLAGYAPNFDTRLRIVPGGDVAQRLVEDVDDTRMLSWRRAILGMAEAVADREGAVGVVTGEAMGQKSSQTAANLAVTDAAVDCPVHRPLFAWDKADIVDRAREIGTYEDSSIPVGCERLDPPFPETGATLDAVEAAEPDDLLDRAAAAVADLQVVDDPTAADAR
- a CDS encoding methionine adenosyltransferase, producing the protein MSDRNIRIESVDRRAVEDQEVEIVERKGIGHPDSLCDGIAEHVSRALSNLYLDRVGKVLHYNTDETQLAAGNAAPAFGGGEVVEPIYVLVVGRATRTYEADDGTEHTLPVDSVALSAARDYLAEVVPELDFGTDVVVDTRLGEGSGDLQTVFGEEGATVPMANDTSFGVGHAPLTETERIVLDAEEHLNGSYAADHPELGPDVKIMGKREGDHIDLTVAAAMIDRHLDDAEAYLDAVANVREAVTDLARDRTDRTVAVEVNTADDPAKGKDGLYLTTTGTSAEQGDDGSVGRGNRANGLITPNRPMSMEATSGKNPVNHIGKIYNLLSTQVAEAVVDELSGIRDFRVRLLSQIGRPIDRPHVADAFVVTEDGVALADIEADIEDIVDRELADVTSITRQVIDGDLRTF